In a single window of the Paenibacillus sp. MMS20-IR301 genome:
- a CDS encoding LLM class flavin-dependent oxidoreductase, with amino-acid sequence MSQPRQLKLGALLHGVGGSTSMWRHPDAQPDASVNFELYKKWVRKAEDGKLDLIFIADGLFINEKSIPHFLNRFEPLTILSALAAVSSKIGLVGTLSTSYSEPFTVARQFGSLDVISGGRAGWNVVTSPLEGSALNYSKQEHPDHGKRYRIAAEYLEVARGLWDSWEDDAFVRNKETGVFFDPEKMHTLNHQGEFFSVKGPLNIARSKQGQPVIFQAGSSEVGKDYASSVADAIFTGHDSLEAAQEFYKDVKTRVASFGRNPEEVLIFPGIAPILGATPEEAERKYQESAGLVTIENALNYLGRFFEHHDFSQYPLDEPFPDVGDLGRNSFQSGTDKIKKDAREQGLTLRQVALQSATPRSSFIGTPVQVADQIQAWFEAGAADGFMLAAAVPNGLEEFVDLVVPILQERGLFRTEYESDTLRGNLGLPVPENRYTKASEPAGQV; translated from the coding sequence ATGTCACAGCCAAGACAATTGAAGCTCGGCGCATTGCTGCACGGAGTCGGGGGAAGCACCTCGATGTGGCGCCATCCGGATGCGCAGCCTGATGCCAGCGTGAACTTTGAGTTATATAAGAAATGGGTGCGCAAAGCGGAGGATGGCAAGCTGGATCTGATTTTTATCGCCGACGGTTTATTTATCAATGAGAAGTCGATCCCCCATTTCCTCAACCGCTTCGAGCCGCTTACGATTCTCAGCGCTTTGGCCGCAGTCAGCAGCAAGATCGGTCTGGTCGGCACCTTGTCCACCTCTTACAGTGAGCCGTTTACCGTAGCGCGGCAATTCGGTTCGCTGGATGTCATCAGCGGCGGACGGGCCGGCTGGAATGTTGTGACCTCGCCGCTTGAAGGCTCTGCCCTCAATTACAGCAAGCAGGAGCATCCGGATCATGGCAAGCGGTACCGCATTGCCGCTGAATATCTGGAGGTGGCGCGCGGGCTGTGGGATTCCTGGGAGGATGATGCCTTTGTCCGCAACAAGGAGACGGGGGTATTCTTTGATCCGGAGAAAATGCATACGCTCAATCATCAGGGTGAATTCTTCTCTGTGAAGGGGCCGCTCAATATTGCCCGCTCAAAGCAGGGGCAGCCGGTGATTTTCCAGGCAGGGTCCTCCGAGGTCGGTAAGGATTATGCCTCAAGCGTAGCAGATGCTATCTTCACAGGCCATGATTCACTGGAGGCTGCGCAGGAATTCTACAAGGATGTCAAAACCCGGGTAGCCTCGTTCGGCCGTAACCCGGAGGAAGTGCTGATCTTCCCCGGCATTGCACCGATTCTGGGGGCTACCCCTGAGGAAGCAGAACGCAAATACCAGGAATCTGCCGGGCTGGTAACGATTGAGAATGCGCTGAATTATCTGGGCAGATTCTTCGAGCATCATGATTTCTCGCAGTATCCGCTGGATGAGCCGTTCCCGGATGTGGGTGATCTGGGCAGAAACAGCTTCCAGAGCGGTACGGACAAAATTAAAAAGGATGCCAGGGAGCAGGGCTTGACCCTGCGCCAGGTTGCTCTGCAGTCTGCAACGCCGCGCAGCAGCTTCATCGGAACACCGGTGCAGGTGGCGGATCAGATTCAGGCCTGGTTCGAGGCCGGAGCCGCTGACGGATTCATGCTGGCAGCCGCCGTGCCAAACGGCCTGGAGGAGTTCGTGGATCTTGTTGTGCCGATCCTGCAGGAGCGCGGCCTGTTCCGTACCGAATACGAAAGTGATACACTGCGGGGCAATCTCGGCCTGCCTGTTCCGGAGAACCGTTATACCAAGGCTTCAGAACCGGCAGGACAAGTGTGA
- a CDS encoding LamG-like jellyroll fold domain-containing protein, with protein sequence MSKKIRKLTAMLLAVTLMMPVGAIHAAGGAASSTEGTNSGTVKSALDTSAVKADFAGHWAEQDFRTWAQKGLITGYGNGSYKPDQQITRGELITLINRVFNFRAESGQSFKDLPETSALYQEVQKGLAAGYVTGYNDGTIRTGDPVTRQEAAVMLYRAFSLSPSTLSAGSTLKDIAALPDWSRAAVQAMTDQGYVSGYQDNTFRASGLITRAESLRLMNSLSGEILNSKGDYTANSARNVIISTGDVVLADTRIAGNLYLTEGIGEGQVTLNNVTVSGEIRVSGGGENSVVLNNSGTAKLVLHKANGKVRILAEGSSSIGDAQLLSGGKLEEGASLTGEGFGRISINDSLPKDAVIRLSGSFSQVEMRAASAPQIALLKGSIAKLILYHAALLQVDTGSEVKELVLQTSDSIQVKGGGKVTFDPQYASRIAQETAAPSAKPSATAAVSYGGPAAATAEPTPTPVPEASATPLPTAIATPVITEKPPVFTNVSVHDPSIIKDNGTYYVFGSHLGAAKSADLMNWTLIDSGVTPDNKLFKSETSNVKLELAEALEWAQSDTLWAADVIQLADGKFYMYYNACQGSQPLSAMGIAVSDSIEGPYTDKGIFLKSGGANYDATVRPNAVDPDAFFDKDGKLWLVYGSYSGGIFILELDAATGFPIPGQGDGVHLLGQNHSRIEAPNISYDPQTGYYYLYVTFGGLDASGGYNMRVSRSLNPDGPYVDYTGQDMTAAHGPAGSFFDDAAIAPYGVKLFGNFQYTNLNAEADFPVYGYVSAGHNSVYYEQESGKLFNIFHSRFPQRGEAHEVRVQQMFMNEDGWPVVAPHRYAGESIGKVTAGSIAGAYQFINHGKDITPEIKQTVRVDLLEDGTIAGAATGTWELKGDYYAELHINEAAAGGGAETVTYKGVFLRQWDPTRAKTVMTFSAMSGNGVAVWGSQIADLSRQQLVDNAAKLLELGETGKVYSNLVLPSGTEQGAGITWASSDESVVAADGTVKRPEAGQGDATIQLTATLTLGEATAHKVFNITVVQQSEDALADGLVAAYDFEGSLEEVQNRTAPGSVTGRLLDTDGGNIGYGEGKSSQAAVFDGQSGIQLADGLIQGNEYTVAMWLNPQQLSVYTTAFFGASSTEDWISLVPGGTGALAETLLWFSSSSASTGMKLPLNKWSHVAFTYNKGTVTVYVNGVQKFTGTGFKDVFSGAKGRFALGVNYWDTPYKGKLDELRIYEKALPAEMIGWLVNGQPDLKVKVSSIELGISAKRLAAGRSYTPEVEILPGNAGNKELKWSSSHAAAAAVDEQSGVVTAVAPGEAVITAVAADGGGATASYTVTVTDGMVAHYTFDGSLKDSLGRVAGGTVTGAKLDSSTSGTITYDSGVLSQAAVFDGASGVRLPDGLIDSGEYSVSMWLNPARLNKYTTTFFGMKNSDSWISFLPLGGTNKTMLWSGTAWYDAATSLTLATGQWAHVAFTVENGAVKVYVNGIQEYAGTSFPNVFTDHQGIFALGVNYWDAAYKGMMDELKIYSKPLSAGEVKADYAAGQVVLLNTAAKSLTAGSTFQLEANTAVTWSTSNSAVATVADGLVSAVAEGTAVITATAAANPSLSATATITVTAADPAFDPAADLVVLLDFNGNVQDSSGNGNSGTVKNSRVQYTNGRKAGDQAAQFLKADASGAFGNIPVALPNNLIAGDQPYTVTAWVYWNGSSESWPQSFSSIYFSDTFVEAGSPLNYYMNLGLTDNNSLFLSTPLIVSGSTLPVHGWAHVALTVDPSGDTILYLNGIEVARYASAVRTTQGFNEHFLGGNFWDQNFNGLMDEFRMYNKALGADQIAELAGM encoded by the coding sequence ATGAGCAAAAAAATTCGTAAGCTGACCGCAATGCTGCTTGCCGTGACATTGATGATGCCTGTTGGGGCTATTCATGCAGCCGGCGGTGCTGCTTCAAGCACGGAAGGTACAAACAGCGGGACTGTGAAATCTGCACTGGATACATCAGCGGTGAAAGCCGACTTTGCCGGGCATTGGGCGGAGCAGGATTTCCGGACATGGGCTCAGAAAGGGCTGATTACCGGATACGGAAATGGAAGTTATAAGCCGGATCAGCAGATTACCCGGGGTGAATTGATCACACTTATTAACCGTGTATTTAATTTCCGGGCGGAGAGCGGACAGAGCTTCAAGGACCTCCCGGAGACTAGCGCACTGTACCAGGAGGTACAGAAAGGTTTAGCCGCAGGTTATGTTACCGGCTATAATGACGGGACGATCCGGACCGGTGATCCGGTAACCCGCCAGGAGGCTGCTGTGATGCTTTACAGAGCATTCAGCCTGAGTCCATCTACACTTAGCGCGGGCAGCACGCTCAAGGATATCGCAGCCCTGCCTGACTGGAGCCGGGCAGCAGTTCAAGCGATGACTGATCAAGGTTATGTAAGCGGTTACCAGGATAATACCTTCAGAGCATCCGGTCTGATTACCCGGGCAGAGTCACTGCGGCTGATGAACAGCCTATCGGGGGAGATCCTGAACAGCAAGGGAGATTACACAGCGAACAGCGCCCGCAATGTCATTATCAGTACCGGCGACGTGGTTCTGGCGGATACCAGAATCGCGGGCAATCTCTATTTAACCGAAGGCATTGGTGAAGGGCAGGTTACCCTGAATAATGTCACTGTCAGCGGAGAAATCCGGGTAAGCGGCGGCGGGGAGAACAGCGTTGTACTGAACAATTCCGGCACAGCGAAGCTTGTCCTGCACAAAGCAAACGGCAAGGTGCGTATTCTGGCTGAAGGCAGCAGCAGCATCGGGGATGCGCAGCTTCTGTCCGGCGGGAAGCTGGAGGAGGGGGCTTCCCTGACCGGTGAAGGCTTCGGCAGGATTAGCATTAATGATTCCCTGCCGAAGGATGCCGTAATCCGGCTGAGCGGCAGCTTCAGCCAGGTGGAAATGCGTGCAGCCTCGGCACCGCAGATTGCGCTGCTGAAAGGCAGCATTGCCAAGCTGATCCTCTATCACGCAGCACTGCTGCAGGTGGATACGGGAAGTGAAGTGAAAGAGCTGGTGCTGCAGACCAGTGACAGCATACAAGTTAAAGGGGGAGGCAAAGTCACCTTTGATCCGCAGTATGCATCGCGGATTGCACAGGAGACGGCAGCCCCATCAGCTAAGCCGTCGGCAACTGCTGCGGTGTCGTACGGCGGACCGGCAGCAGCTACTGCAGAGCCGACCCCAACGCCTGTACCGGAAGCAAGCGCAACGCCGCTTCCTACAGCCATCGCTACTCCGGTTATAACGGAGAAGCCGCCGGTGTTCACGAACGTCTCTGTCCATGATCCGTCCATCATTAAGGATAATGGAACCTATTATGTGTTCGGCTCGCATCTGGGTGCGGCCAAATCGGCGGATCTCATGAACTGGACGCTGATTGATTCAGGTGTCACCCCGGACAACAAGCTGTTTAAGAGTGAGACCAGCAATGTCAAGCTGGAGCTGGCCGAGGCGCTGGAATGGGCGCAGAGCGACACGCTGTGGGCGGCGGATGTCATTCAGCTGGCTGACGGCAAATTCTATATGTATTACAATGCCTGCCAAGGCAGCCAGCCGCTCTCGGCTATGGGTATTGCCGTGTCGGACAGCATCGAAGGACCTTACACAGACAAAGGTATTTTCCTGAAATCCGGGGGAGCCAATTATGATGCCACGGTACGGCCGAATGCGGTAGACCCGGATGCCTTCTTCGATAAGGACGGCAAGCTGTGGCTGGTATACGGCTCCTATTCGGGCGGGATCTTCATCCTGGAGCTGGACGCGGCAACAGGCTTCCCTATTCCGGGCCAGGGGGATGGCGTCCATCTGCTGGGCCAGAATCACAGCCGGATCGAAGCGCCGAATATCAGCTATGATCCACAGACCGGATACTATTACCTGTATGTTACGTTCGGCGGACTGGATGCCAGCGGCGGATACAATATGCGTGTCTCCCGCTCACTTAATCCTGACGGTCCCTACGTGGATTATACCGGACAGGACATGACAGCCGCGCATGGACCGGCAGGCTCCTTCTTCGATGATGCAGCCATTGCACCCTACGGCGTGAAGCTGTTCGGCAACTTCCAGTACACTAACCTGAATGCCGAAGCGGATTTCCCGGTATACGGATATGTGTCGGCAGGCCATAACTCCGTGTACTATGAGCAGGAGAGCGGCAAGCTGTTCAACATCTTCCACAGCCGTTTCCCGCAGCGCGGGGAAGCGCATGAAGTCCGGGTGCAGCAGATGTTCATGAATGAAGACGGCTGGCCGGTTGTTGCCCCGCACCGCTATGCGGGCGAGAGCATCGGCAAGGTCACAGCCGGCAGTATTGCCGGTGCCTACCAGTTCATTAATCACGGCAAGGACATCACACCGGAGATTAAGCAGACGGTGCGCGTGGACTTGCTGGAAGACGGGACGATTGCCGGTGCAGCTACAGGAACCTGGGAGCTGAAAGGGGATTATTATGCCGAGCTTCATATTAATGAAGCTGCAGCCGGCGGCGGGGCAGAAACTGTAACCTATAAGGGCGTATTCCTCCGCCAGTGGGACCCTACCCGCGCCAAGACCGTGATGACCTTCAGCGCAATGTCCGGGAACGGGGTTGCCGTGTGGGGCAGCCAGATCGCGGATCTGAGCCGGCAGCAGCTGGTGGATAATGCAGCCAAGCTGCTTGAGCTGGGTGAGACCGGCAAGGTATACAGCAATCTGGTGCTTCCTTCCGGCACTGAGCAGGGAGCCGGGATTACCTGGGCAAGCTCAGATGAGTCGGTTGTCGCTGCAGACGGTACCGTTAAGCGTCCTGAAGCAGGCCAGGGCGATGCCACAATACAGTTGACAGCAACCTTGACCCTGGGCGAAGCCACAGCCCACAAAGTATTCAATATCACTGTAGTCCAGCAGTCGGAGGATGCCCTTGCAGACGGTCTGGTCGCTGCATATGATTTCGAAGGCAGTCTGGAAGAAGTGCAGAACCGGACAGCCCCGGGTTCTGTGACTGGCAGGCTGCTGGATACGGATGGAGGAAATATCGGCTATGGTGAAGGGAAAAGCAGTCAGGCGGCTGTCTTCGACGGCCAATCCGGGATTCAGCTGGCTGACGGATTGATTCAGGGCAACGAATATACGGTGGCGATGTGGCTGAACCCGCAGCAGCTGTCCGTATATACAACAGCGTTCTTCGGGGCAAGCTCCACGGAGGACTGGATCAGCCTGGTTCCGGGAGGAACCGGAGCACTGGCTGAAACCCTGCTGTGGTTCAGCAGCAGTTCGGCAAGTACAGGCATGAAGCTGCCGCTGAACAAATGGAGCCATGTAGCCTTCACGTATAATAAAGGTACCGTGACGGTCTATGTGAATGGCGTGCAGAAGTTTACCGGCACCGGGTTTAAGGATGTATTCAGCGGAGCCAAGGGAAGATTCGCGCTTGGCGTCAATTACTGGGATACTCCGTATAAGGGCAAGCTGGATGAGCTGCGCATCTATGAGAAGGCCCTGCCGGCAGAAATGATCGGCTGGCTGGTGAACGGCCAGCCGGATCTGAAGGTGAAAGTAAGCAGTATTGAGCTGGGGATCAGCGCCAAGAGATTGGCGGCAGGAAGAAGCTATACACCAGAGGTGGAAATTCTGCCCGGCAATGCCGGAAACAAGGAGCTTAAGTGGAGCTCAAGCCATGCAGCGGCGGCAGCCGTTGATGAACAGAGCGGGGTTGTAACGGCAGTCGCTCCAGGTGAAGCAGTGATTACAGCTGTGGCTGCAGACGGCGGCGGTGCTACGGCCAGTTATACGGTGACTGTAACAGACGGCATGGTCGCCCATTATACCTTCGACGGCAGCTTGAAGGATTCACTCGGCAGGGTGGCAGGCGGAACGGTAACCGGCGCGAAGCTGGACAGCAGCACCAGCGGAACCATTACCTATGACAGCGGTGTGCTGTCACAGGCTGCAGTGTTTGACGGGGCTTCAGGGGTCCGTCTGCCGGACGGCCTGATCGACAGCGGGGAATACTCCGTGTCGATGTGGCTTAATCCGGCCAGGCTGAACAAGTATACAACGACCTTCTTCGGCATGAAGAATTCGGACAGCTGGATCAGCTTCCTGCCGCTGGGCGGCACAAACAAGACCATGCTGTGGTCAGGAACCGCCTGGTATGATGCGGCTACCTCTTTAACGCTGGCAACCGGCCAGTGGGCACATGTTGCTTTTACCGTGGAGAACGGGGCGGTGAAGGTATACGTCAATGGAATTCAGGAGTATGCAGGCACGTCTTTCCCTAATGTCTTCACCGATCATCAAGGCATCTTCGCGCTTGGAGTTAACTACTGGGATGCTGCTTACAAGGGAATGATGGATGAGCTCAAAATCTACAGCAAGCCGCTGTCCGCAGGCGAGGTCAAAGCGGATTATGCTGCAGGGCAGGTTGTCCTGCTGAATACGGCAGCCAAGTCCCTCACAGCCGGAAGCACCTTCCAGCTGGAGGCGAATACGGCGGTCACCTGGAGTACAAGCAACTCTGCAGTTGCCACTGTAGCAGATGGCCTGGTGAGCGCAGTAGCTGAGGGAACCGCAGTGATTACAGCAACCGCTGCAGCCAATCCTTCCCTGTCTGCAACAGCCACCATCACAGTAACTGCTGCAGATCCGGCGTTCGATCCGGCTGCGGATCTGGTAGTCCTGCTGGACTTCAATGGCAATGTGCAGGACAGCAGCGGCAACGGGAACAGCGGCACGGTTAAGAATAGCCGGGTGCAATACACGAACGGACGCAAGGCCGGCGACCAGGCTGCACAGTTCCTGAAGGCGGATGCCAGCGGAGCCTTCGGCAACATTCCAGTAGCGCTGCCGAATAATCTGATCGCTGGCGATCAGCCGTACACAGTGACAGCATGGGTATACTGGAACGGCAGCAGTGAGAGCTGGCCGCAGAGCTTCTCCAGTATTTACTTCAGTGATACCTTTGTTGAGGCGGGCAGTCCGCTCAACTATTATATGAATCTCGGGCTTACAGACAATAACAGCCTGTTCCTGTCTACCCCGCTTATCGTATCAGGCAGCACGCTGCCGGTGCACGGATGGGCACATGTAGCGCTGACCGTTGATCCGTCCGGCGATACCATCCTGTATCTGAACGGTATAGAGGTTGCCCGCTATGCTTCCGCAGTCCGGACCACCCAAGGCTTCAATGAGCATTTCCTCGGGGGCAACTTCTGGGATCAGAACTTTAACGGCCTGATGGATGAGTTCCGCATGTACAACAAGGCGCTTGGCGCAGACCAGATTGCAGAGCTGGCGGGTATGTAA
- a CDS encoding YfbR-like 5'-deoxynucleotidase: MGIHKYFRSLNELERIIRCPGKFKFEEHSVAAHSWKVVQYAKTLADIEEKHGAVVDWKKLYEITSSHDYGEIFIGDIKTPVKHSSLQLRSLIQQVEEGMINNFIKEHIPDEFKSIFYHQLREGKDDSLEGLILEVADKMDQVYEAFAELQRGNTEKEFVVMYRNALIKIKNIELKCVDYFLAEILPDMVNEETLSPIDIRRITEEALAL, from the coding sequence ATGGGCATTCATAAGTATTTTCGCTCGCTGAACGAACTGGAACGCATCATCCGCTGCCCGGGCAAATTCAAATTTGAGGAACACAGCGTCGCAGCCCATTCCTGGAAAGTCGTACAATACGCCAAGACACTGGCTGATATTGAAGAGAAGCATGGTGCGGTAGTCGACTGGAAGAAGCTGTATGAGATTACGAGCAGCCACGATTACGGCGAAATTTTTATCGGGGATATTAAAACTCCGGTGAAGCATTCCTCGCTCCAGCTCAGGTCACTGATTCAGCAGGTTGAAGAAGGTATGATCAACAATTTCATTAAAGAGCATATCCCGGACGAGTTCAAAAGCATCTTCTACCACCAGCTGCGCGAAGGCAAGGACGATTCGCTGGAAGGGCTGATCTTAGAGGTTGCGGACAAGATGGATCAGGTGTACGAGGCATTTGCCGAGCTGCAGAGGGGCAATACGGAGAAGGAATTCGTCGTGATGTACCGCAATGCCCTGATTAAGATCAAGAATATTGAGCTGAAATGTGTGGATTACTTCCTGGCGGAGATTCTGCCGGATATGGTGAATGAGGAGACGTTGTCACCGATTGATATCAGACGGATTACGGAAGAGGCGCTGGC
- a CDS encoding DinB family protein has product MSSKDLTDYLNTAQQLAQALDGLSGEQLKWKEGPASWSITEVLAHLADHSIVVSFRIRDILADTQVQLPAFNQDAWVSGQHSNQGTAEESLNVFRSLLHYNSLLLGRLGSGEWEKSGINFKGETVRISDIVRSFTAHVQTHLAQIERVKRGAEAAGSLQR; this is encoded by the coding sequence ATGAGCAGTAAGGACTTAACGGATTATTTGAACACAGCTCAGCAATTGGCGCAGGCGCTGGATGGTCTCTCCGGGGAGCAGCTGAAGTGGAAAGAAGGGCCGGCCAGTTGGAGCATAACCGAGGTGCTGGCACACCTGGCTGATCACAGCATCGTCGTTTCTTTCCGTATCCGGGACATTCTGGCGGATACGCAGGTGCAGCTGCCCGCATTCAACCAGGATGCCTGGGTTAGCGGACAGCACAGCAACCAGGGCACTGCTGAAGAAAGCCTGAATGTGTTCCGCAGCCTGCTGCATTACAACAGTCTCCTGCTCGGCAGGCTGGGCAGCGGGGAATGGGAGAAAAGCGGCATTAACTTCAAGGGGGAAACTGTCCGGATTTCGGATATTGTCCGCAGCTTTACAGCCCACGTACAGACCCATCTGGCCCAGATTGAACGGGTTAAGCGGGGAGCGGAAGCGGCTGGGTCCCTGCAGCGTTAA
- a CDS encoding PspC domain-containing protein codes for MKKLYRSVTDSKLTGLCGGVARWLNLDSTIVRLLVAAAAVFSFGTVLVLYVIASLIVPKESYGGFTDGFDY; via the coding sequence ATGAAAAAATTATACCGGTCCGTTACTGACAGTAAACTCACAGGCTTGTGCGGAGGTGTGGCCCGCTGGCTGAACCTGGACAGCACCATTGTAAGATTGCTTGTAGCCGCTGCTGCTGTATTCAGCTTTGGAACAGTCCTCGTCCTGTATGTTATAGCCAGTCTCATTGTCCCTAAAGAATCTTACGGCGGCTTCACCGACGGATTCGACTACTAA
- a CDS encoding PspA/IM30 family protein: MSIFQRITTLTKAAIHEGLNKLEDPVLLTGQYLRDLEDKITSAESKQREFKAAASVLERRIYEYQVLAERSEAEAVQSMSEGNEAAARTAVMAKLRYTESGQECITGLQETNAALATLEVQLAQVKEEHKRLKAKRAELAERARKAAEIKQSAQAGAAGSPAGYRAQVLNAGDASRGFERMEDKIAMQEALAEQAGLAAAAAASTESPLNSAVEAELERLRSKK, from the coding sequence ATGAGCATATTCCAGAGAATCACAACGTTAACCAAAGCAGCAATCCACGAGGGACTGAACAAGCTGGAGGATCCGGTTCTGCTGACCGGGCAATATTTGCGGGACTTGGAGGATAAAATCACCTCTGCCGAGAGCAAGCAGCGTGAATTCAAAGCAGCGGCAAGCGTCCTGGAGCGGCGTATTTATGAATATCAGGTGCTGGCGGAGCGCAGTGAAGCGGAAGCGGTACAGTCAATGAGTGAAGGCAATGAAGCGGCTGCCCGTACTGCCGTAATGGCCAAACTGCGCTATACCGAAAGCGGACAGGAATGCATCACAGGCCTTCAGGAGACGAATGCTGCACTGGCTACACTTGAAGTACAGCTGGCCCAGGTCAAGGAAGAGCATAAGCGGCTAAAAGCTAAACGGGCTGAGCTGGCTGAACGCGCCCGCAAGGCTGCTGAGATCAAGCAGTCGGCGCAAGCCGGTGCAGCAGGCAGTCCTGCCGGATACCGCGCTCAGGTATTGAACGCCGGTGATGCCTCCCGCGGATTCGAGCGGATGGAAGATAAGATCGCCATGCAGGAAGCACTCGCTGAGCAAGCCGGGCTGGCCGCTGCTGCTGCTGCCTCCACTGAATCCCCGCTTAACTCCGCTGTAGAGGCTGAGCTGGAGCGCCTGCGCAGTAAGAAATAA